In Spea bombifrons isolate aSpeBom1 chromosome 9, aSpeBom1.2.pri, whole genome shotgun sequence, the genomic stretch GAACTaggtacacaaaacaaaatagtgAAATCCTCAGCGCAAAACCGGAGTAATCTTGGTGCCTATGGGAACGTTTGGAGCAAACTCGGCTGCAAAcagttaaatattatttttactagaATCGGTCGAATTCAATAATATAGCTCAAAATGCGATCGGCCGTCCCTtgcttcctaaaaaaaaaaacgtctctATAAGTCAGTTATGAAATTGTCATTTTTcgcacatttatataaaaaaaaaaagatatttccaTTTCTATAAAATGAAACTAATTAGTGAACCCGACATAAATGCGATGATATTGGCACAATAGGTGAATGGGGTCCCCAACCCGGCATTTCTCTGTAGACTCGTTTGAACCCCGGATGAATAATTCCCATTCACAGACTTATCGTGGAAATTAGTTCAGAACACCGGGAAAATAATTCCCGTACAGCACACGCTACTCAGAAAAATACCATTTCATTAATTATAGCGAGAGTTTTCTAGGCTTATTTGTTTGGTCACAGTACATTCTCACGGATTGTGTAATATATGCATAGAGTCATTTCTGTGAAACTAAAttcttcaataaataatataatagtaccataatatgtatatatatactattcaaaagtttggggtcatttagaaatgtccttgtttttgaaagaaaagcacattttgtctgttaaaataacatgaaatggataagaaatcagcacagacggggttaacgctgtaaatgactattgtagtgggaaacggctgatttttaatggaatctcttcataggcgtacagagaccctttatcactcccatcactcctgtgtcccagtggccctttatcactcccatcactcctgggttccaatggccctttatcactcccatcactcctgtgtcccaatggccctttatcactctcatcactcctgtgttccaatggccctttatcactcccatcactcctgtgttccaatggccctttatcactcccatcactcctgtgttccaacggccctttatcactcccatcactcctgtgttccaacggccctttatcactcccatcactcctgtgttccaatggccctttatcactcccatcactcctgtgtcccaatggccctttatcactcccatcactcctgtgctccaatggccctttatcactcccatcactcctgtgttccaatggccctttatcactcccatcactcctgtgttccaacggccctttatcactcccatcactcctgtgttccaacggccctttatcactcccatcactcctgtgttccaatggccctttatcactcccatcactcctgtgttccaatggccctttatcactcccatcactcctgtgctccaatggccctttatcactcccatcactcctgtgctccaatggccctttatcactcccatcactcctgtgctccaatggccctttatcactcccatcactcctgtgttccaatggccctttatcactcccatcactcctgtgttccaatggccctttatcactcccatcactcctgtgctccaatggccctttatcactcccatcactcctgtggtccaatggccctttatcactcccatcactcctgtgctccaatggccctttatcactcccatcactcctgtggtccaatggccctttatcactctcatcactcctgtgttccaatggccctttatcactcccatcactcctgtgttccaatggccctttatcactcccatcactcctgtgttccaacggccctttatcactcccatcactcctgtgttccaacggccctttatcactcccatcactcctgtgttccaatggccctttatcactcccatcactcctgtgttccaatggccctttatcactcccatcactcctgtgctccaatggccctttatcactcccatcactcctgtgttccaatggccctttatcactcccatcactcctgtgttccaacggccctttatcactcccatcactcctgtgttccaacggccctttatcactcccatcactcctgtgttccaatggccctttatcactcccatcactcctgtgttccaatggccctttatcactcccatcactcctgtgctccaatggccctttatcactcccatcactcctgtgctccaatggccctttatcactcccatcactcctgtgctccaatggccctttatcactcccatcactcctgtgttccaatggccctttatcactcccatcactcctgtgttccaatggccctttatcactcccatcactcctgtgctccaatggccctttatcactcccatcactcctgtggtccaatggcacgttgtgttcgctgatccaagtttaagtttaaaaggctaattgatcgttgcaattatgttacagtgaGAAATActgctaagtgaccccaaacttttgaacagtagtgtatatatataatttgtataatataatatagttttAATACTATATTAATAGATATGatcaaataatgataataataataataataataataataataaatgaataagctGGATGTTTTCAAACATATCCAGAGCAAATATATaatggaaaacatatttttgtaaattgtataacaaatgttatattatgaATGGATAACTGAGACAACCCCAGGGGTCTGAAAACAATGAATTCTCTTCGAATCCTCTTACAATCAGATGCGAATTAGCCGTCgtttaaagggaaattaacCCCCGGCAGCCTGTATTTAGGAAGGAAGATGTTTTGTCAcctgtgataaaatatttttgtcattAACTCAAGAGGGGCCCTTCGTCTTTGTGTCATCGGCATTGAAACCTGGCTTTGTATGGGAAACATTTGCGAAGGggaaaggtttttcttttttttcctctgttaaTAGATGGGTTGACAAAGGCGGACGGGGTCACCAAATTCAGATTGAACAAACTAAATGAGGCAGAAAGGGTGGTCAGGGATCAGATCCGAGCTCAATGGGCACCCTGGCACTCCAACAAACTAAACGCGAACCGAAAAGACGCACTGACTGTGCCTATAGGATGAAGCAGGGGGTATAGCGGAAAAATGCCGTCttctgtttaattatttattgagcGATAtggcgccgtcatattccgtggCGATGTACAATAAAATGAGTCGTGTATGAGCTAGGAGACCGGGTGTCCTGTTAAATTgaaataatcaaaaaaatatataaaatattgaaaatataaaaaatataaatataactattgATCTGACcggcaaacaaaataaagcaaaaaataagaACTGGTTTTGCTTTCAGACAAATACAtgaaccccccctccccagatCTAAAGagggatacatttatatattaatgtatatatatagatatatagatatatatatatgagtgtatTGGGAAGATCtgatttagattattattattattattatatgttcagtatcAGCGTACTATTGCGTAACCAGAAAGCAAGGTCATTGTAATCATTGCACAATGTGTTTGGGGGTGGCGGGGTTGTTCATGCATTATATCTACAGGTAATGACCCCAAAAGGACAAAAGGAGACCAATGATTGAAGAATCACAGTATgtttgcatattatatatatatatatatatatatatatatatatacatactacagGTTCTAAATGTATTGAAATTGTTGGTATATTTTATGTTGATTAGATTCCCAAAATTTAGAAATACGGACCTTACAGTGATTAAAAGTCCCTCTCGTTCCCCTAAATCtcccaatagattgtaagcttccaaGACCAGGGCTCTCTCCTCCTTCATTATCATTATGGTTCACTTTCTCACatttgtaacagcgctatggaatcagGTGGAGCTCTATTATTACAGACTAATGGAAGTGGAGCGTTCTATGCGTAAAACGAGGATTATGTTAAGTTTGCTCCGTACATTCTCTGCGCATGTTGGATTTTTTCCCCCGTAAATTTGGGTCGTTCTCTATATGGAAATATAATACGAGCGAATAGATTCGGATTCAGAATAGCGTCAGTTTAAACAGATATATAGGTACAGGTAACCTATGCACCTGATGGGATCAGCGGAGTTATCTCAGCTCCTGTGTTATTACCCCAAAGGTTCTTCAAGCAAAGGAAAGAAAACCCGGGAAGATACCTGGCACAAGTATAGGTTTCTTGAGTCGTAAGTATttgctctagattgtaagcctttGAGCCAGGCTAAACAAGAGGctgtaatctaaaactagaaggaTTAGATGCATtgtaaggaaggtttactttactgagggggtggaagataagtggaagagcctcccagcagaggtggtagaggctaatacagtgaggggagttaaaacatgcatgggatcggcatacggctcctgaatctaagacgagaccaacgactgattaaggtttgagtctttacagcagaaaatatGAGCAGACTACATGAGCCAAATTTCTTccttctataaaaaataataaagaaaaatacaacaaaacaaacagtttccAGAAGGTAGAGCTAGATATAAATCAGAGGGATTGTAGACAAATTATAGAGGTTTACAGGGGGGGGAAAAGAAGGCTGCAAGGGAAATAACTGtccaaattttaaaattttaggGCTAAAAAGACAGTTAATAGTTAATATTGATTCATttataaagaaggaaaagaaataACCCAAGGTCACAACATCGGGTGCtggtttttaattttgtagAGAATTTGAAATTACAGGGTTTTTAACTTGTTTCTTAAATCTGATCTGAATTAATCATTAAGCATGAAAAATGGGGGGATTTATCTACATATTAGTTCAGGTCAGAGCCTGGATAGCTTTCCATTTACTGCATTTCTCTGAAAGAATACAGACAGGTGATGTCTAATCCATTAGCACAAGAGCCTCCATAAAGTGAGGCTAATGTGTTTACTTGGCGGGCACAGGGGAAAGGCTACACAAGCCTCCAACTAGTTAATTGGATGTCTGAATACTTAAAAATTAAaagctttcttcttttttattttattttttttattttttttattattttttttttctaacctaCAAATTATCTGTAGATTATATGGTTTTGGCAGATGTGTTTCACACTTTACCTAAATTATCAGATTAACTTTTTttgatacaaaatgtaaaaaaataaaaaaaataaaaaaaaaaagagaaaagaaaatcacaaaAGAAAAGGGAGGCAGCAAAATGGAACATTTGGCCTGAAATTGTTCCCCATGCAAATATTCaagcaaaacagaaataaatccaAATATTTTAATCCTAGAAACCAGGGGAGGGTTTTTTAAATGAGGCACTTTATAATGAATGTCAGTAAATGGCCTCCTATTAACCCCCCCTTCCCCAAATCCTCTCCTATAGAGGTTTACACATTTAAAGGTAATTAGTGATGTCTTCAGTTGAAGTGGTTGGTAGAAAGGAGCAACACAAACCTCTAATTTGTTTTCTTGTACATTATTCAAActtgagctttttttttacccaatttGTTTTGCACACTAGGGATTGTTGTGATCACATTTTCTGAATACAATTTCACGATTTTtgcactcatttttttttaaagtggttgctctgcccccccccccccccagctgcagcaaGACAATCCAGCTTCCAAATTGCaagacttttcttttctttagccTGGCAAAATCAATCTGTTGACAGCTCAACTCATTTTTCCCTGAAAACTTATTAGCCATTCAGCATCACAATACACTCTGAGCCCCCTTTTGTCCAGGACAAAACTCCAAACCCCATCATTAGTGCTTATTACCCTGAGCAGTTTGACAGCCCTTACCAGACTGCTTACAAGATGTCTTATTCACCAGTAACCAAGCTCTTAATAGAAAAGGAAATATTCCAGCAAGTTTCAGGTTGAATAAGTGTAGGGGGGGGGATCTGGCCCCCCACCCTCCCCTCCCAATTACATTTGACacaatattttgctttttttgtttaaaagacacacaaagcaCACTTTGGACCATATTCTGCTAATTTGTTGCACTATAAATAGCTTTAGTGcaatttaaaacacaaataagattcgctttttttgtgtgtgctgtGGGCATGAAATGGTTCCCAGTCAATCCCagtacaaacacacacatattaccTCTTTTAGACAGAAAGAGGTTGAGGATTTCCATGTGTGaccttttaaaaggaactagaaaaaaaaaataccaataattCAATACATACCTGCAATGCCCACCTATAAAATTTTAACACTTTAACAGCATTCTGTAAAAAAAGTTGAATTGATTGATCATTTTCTCTATAATTCAAAATGTACAGATAAATTAAATCTCTCTATAAAATCAATACATATCTatcaatagttttatttttggagGCACTCATACCCTCTGGCAGATTAATGGTTAACTGAAATAACATAAAAGGgtcttttttttctgggtaAGGTCCCTTAGAAACCACAAAGTGACCTTCCAAATcccttaatattttaattgcaaGCCCTCCTGCTATAAATACCTCCCTGTGAAGTCTTGTATGGTTTTCTAGaccttgtaatttttttttttctaacaagtCTTTTCCTGTTACAAGACTGCAAGAAAAATATTGGAATCTgatgacaaaaataaatgagtCCCACAATGTAtgaatcagaattttttttttctctttgtgttTCCAATTCACTAAGCATTAGCGACACTGACACAGATTTAACGCCGGCTCTGCCTGTTTGGGagacaaattaaaattaaatgattaTGACAATCTTTGttactataaaataatgtactttaTATTGTAACCAGCAACTAAAAAATTCGTCTGGAAAATGCTATTTCCCCAAACATTAAATAGCATTGGGAACAcgattttaatttttacataaaatgtgattattttatttttgcccctAAAATGTTTAAAGATCAAAAATTATTctttgcagggtttttttttatttaaatctaaaatttaAGAGTAAGGGGGTTattcacatatacatatgtatatgttcATAGCATTTCGTAATAATCCGTCTTAAAATCAGATAATAGGCTAATGGTGTTTATTTGAACTATtgttctgggaaaaaaaattaaatggtcatatttttagatttgtcgggtaatggaaatattaaaaatccGCTTGTTGTATTAGGCTATGTTTGTAGAGTTTGAAGaaatttttttatctatttatctcCATATGAGGAAGAGAAAGTCCTTATGAGGAAGAAAAAGCGCGttgggttaaaataaataaataaaatgaaaagtgaaaagtaaaaataaaaaagaaacatgtaattgaaaattaaataataataataaaaataataataataaaattagtaaaataatataatttcagTGTTTGTTGTTTGTTGCACTTAAAAGTGatatcttttttctattttttttctattttttttaaataacacattttcaatgtttaaacTCTGATGCAGCTACttgtatttgttatatatattctcaAATACTGGGTGATCAAACGCAatcataatattacatttatatatatatatattatatatatatatatatatatatatatatataatatatatatatatatatatataatatatatatatatatatatatatatatatatatataaattcagcTTTCTGAAAGTGTGTCCATCATCCAATAattgttaaaattattaaaattattaaaatttttaaaaagtatttgaccttgcattaaaatgaaaatgtttgaatgttttcagaaagtattaataataaaacatttaatttcgTAGGAAATGATGCTCACCACAGGTTTTTATTTCAGTACCTTCTTTTTTTTGGATTCATAAATCTGGCGCACATGCGTCTACAAAGTTACCTGCGCACATACAGACAAGCAGACAGGTCTAGCATTGACAATCCCTTAAATAAgtcatcatataatatataaaacacattttaaagtaaagaaaaaaaaatattattagaacagtgtctctccttttttttttttctttcaacatGAAATACCCACAAAAAGTTTAGGGCTCAGACACTTGGTAACTTGGCATTTGAGGCACCTTAAGAGAGTGTCCCCAAAATAAAGGTGACACATGTTACAGTCTTCTAAGTGGGACTTGGAGAAAGAAAGTGACATGGTGCCTGGTGGTGATGGCAGCCAGTTCTGAGCTGATATTGAAACCCCCTTTTTATTCAGGCTCAGTAGTCAGAGTCCTGTATCCTGGTCTTTCTGCTGAGTTTAGGATCAGTCAGATGTCACATTCACTGTCACTGGAGGTTATGGAGATGGCAGAGGTGGCTGCTTTGCTGGACAGGCTGGCTGCAGGACTTGAGACTGAGCCTAAGGCTTCACCCCTCTCATCTGAGCCCAGTGAACGTCCAGATCCCTGTGACAAAACTTGCTGCTGCAGCCTGGCAAAAAACACAAGAGGCAAAGATAGtcaccatatttattttttttgtttttgggtgtttttttaatttcgtttatttttctttttttttttcttttttttgagggggggtatttgttatatatatatattctctctctatatatatatatatataaaaaaatatataaaaatatatatatatatatatatataatatttttttcccttttaaaaaaataataaaataaagcaagatCATCATTAACTCCCAACACTACCACCCCCAATTTCTCAGATAGTTTGGCTTAAAGCAGGCAATTTATCACTGGAAGTTCGGTGCAATAAGCAAAATATCtaatatctgttaatttaatcattactataatttttataatagtATAATCATATATAGGTCAattttttgtttgccttttttttttacatgtggaCCTTTCTCTTGTCTGAACCTAGAGCTTTCACTTTGTTTCTACCTGTTTGTAATTTTAGGTTAATTTagattaattttttaatatattgaagTTAAATATTCGGGTTTAAAGAGAAGGACATATTTCTTACAAATAATGAGAAAGATTTACTGAAAGTTTACCAATAAGGGACAAAGGCTTTACCATTTAAACCAACCCTCACCACCTCCATGAATTAATTCAAGATGccctttaaatataatttaaaaacctGGATGAAAAGATTGTGACGTTCGTCAGATTaagctaacaaaaaaataagcaaataaataataaaatagggcAAAAATGTGCAACTTCACCGaatattgataataataataattattaaacattACCCCCTCATAGCTAAACACCCCTGATCACTTTCTTGgaagaataaatattaacactgtttttaaaatattcattcGAATTAAAAAGCACGTGAAATATTAATATCcttcattatattaatatatttatctatatttatagaTTCAAACTAGAGATTTGGCAGTGATGTTTGTATATTAATTCCTGGCTAATTCTATAAATATAcgtaacatttaaaatgtgatttaactgtttttttggGAAATAAAGGACGGTAAGTTGTATAAAGCTCAGTGAAAGAGAAATGGTGTTTTAGAGCTGTTTAAATCTGATTATACATCTCTAAAGAAGAGATTAACATTGAACTAAAGGAGTTACTGCACCCAGACAGTAATGGAAATATCATAAATCACATGTATTTAAGGTTTAAGTGTAAGGTTCGTTTAATAATTCCAAACCAAAGACACAAAAATGATCAATAAATAACTAATTACCTAAAAAAGGATATTATACCATgctataatgtaatataataacactgtataatatagtataatacaatacaatgtaGCAGACTACAAtagaatacaatatattatataatattctatattataaatataatatattttacaaaatccTCTTTTTCAGAAAATACACCCAGGGATTTcgacaataaaaatatagagtTTTAGGGGGGGAAATAGACACTGAGATGTCACAGCAGCAATGGAGCAAAATCAATCCAAaggcatggttttttttttttaatgaataagcAACAAATCCTTTTGCCTCAAAGCTGCTTCAGTTTTGATTTGATAAATAGAACCCAACATGTTACAAatccattttttccccccttcaaTATGTTTGAGAGAAGTAGCTTAATTCTTCTTGAAGGAGATCTGGGTACCAGGATGCCAATGCATCATCAGAGATTTTGGGAGAGGGAGGCAGCCTGGCTGTGTGTGGGCACACAGGGTAACATGTTACAGAACATGGGGTAacaacacacacatgtacatgttAAAAGAATACACACCTGTTCTTGGCAGCTGCTGCTCTGTCTCTCTGCCTTCTGTTTTTGAACCAATTCCCTACTTGTGTTGGGGTAAGTCCTGTGGCCTGGGCtaattctctttttttgctgGGGTTTGGGTAAGGGTCTTGTAGGTACCATTCCCTAAGCAAATGCCTTGTTCTTTCTTTAAAGCAGTGCGTCTTCTGTTCTCCATCCCAAATTGTTCTGGGCAGTGGAAACTTCTTCCTGACTCTGTATTTGTCTACTGGTCCTAGGGGTCTCCCTCTGAGCTTCTCTGCTTCCTGGTAATGGGCTTCCAGCCACAGAGCCTGAAGCTTGGTGTGGGATTCCTTGGTGAATTTGTGGTTTTCCAAGATATGGTAGAGTTCTCTGAAGTTCCCAGTGTGGAAAGCAACAATGGCCCTGGCTCTGAGGACAGATTCATTCTTGTTGAGGGCCTCACATGCTGCAGGAGCCACTGGCAAAGACCAAAGGAAGCGACCAAGTCTTTCAATGTCCCCACTCTCCTCCAACGTCTCACATACCCCAGCTACCTGCTGGGGGCTGAAGTTCAGGATGGGTAACTGAAACATTGAAGATGCCTTTTATGTTTCTTCTTCTGCAAATGTAACCTTGAAGCAGGATCCAGGGATGAGGAGGCAGAGCAGAAGATGCAGCAGGGACCTCCTTCTTGAAGATGATCTCTGCGTGCACTTGCTAACTCCAAAAGAAGGTATGGAAGGAGATCTGCTGTTAAaggggggagagaaaaaaaagcagccctGAGCCAGAAAGCGATTTTCTATTGGATTTGGCAGATTAGCTGCTGGGTTGCCATGGATTCTTGTCAATCAGTGTCAGCCTTTGCCAATCAAAAAGGGAAGGGAGAGGGGATTATTTCAGCACCTCCCAGGACTAGACAGCGCCCTCAGCCCTGCTGCCTCCGCACAGGGGCCAGACAGCCAAGACACCCAAGGCACGGGGGGCATCCCAGGCACCTAGTGCTGCCTCCCCCATCCCAGGGCAGACTGGCATCCAATTAGGAAGGTGACTGCAAATGGAAATCAGCCCTAACCCAAGGGGTTCAGAGACTGCTAGAGTCACAAGCAGAGGAGAGACAGCCTGAAAGCAGAGAGAGTGCCCTCTGTTAGTGTAGTACTGATACTGATGATActgaactttatatatatagatatatatatatatatatatatatatacacacacacaatgcattCATTAATCAgacatatgtgtatattatctatctatattatattatatatatatatatatatatatatatataaaacagtattatctatctatcagtATATATCTCTATGTCTatctatttaatttatctagctattattttattatttgtctaCATCTATCTATTAATATCAATCTATATTAATTATCTGTGTTTCTATCTATTATTCTATTACTATCCATTAATctatatctattatctatcatcTCTCATGCACTATTATATTATCcatccatttatatatatatatatatatatatatatatatatatatatatatatatatatatatatatggtaaatctattttatattctattctatttagatatgattttattacagtatatgtatattaatctGTATATGTGCATATCGTTTAATAGTTTAATCATATAGCTAACATCTCTGGAACTATTATTCTCTCTCCATCTATATCTATTATTACTATGCTTGTCTATTtacttatatgtatattaatctGTTTATTAACATATCAATTAATATAGCTATCTAgataatgtataaatacacacacattggtTATTACTGTGaatatatactaacacacacacacacacacacacatacatatatatatctatatatatctatatatctatatatatatatatatatatatatagatatatagatatatatagatatatatatgtatatctttgCGCTTTGCTGCACCCACCTATCAGCTCAGTCGGCTGTCCATATAACATACtgtctatatacatacatgatcTG encodes the following:
- the SIX6 gene encoding homeobox protein SIX6, with translation MFQLPILNFSPQQVAGVCETLEESGDIERLGRFLWSLPVAPAACEALNKNESVLRARAIVAFHTGNFRELYHILENHKFTKESHTKLQALWLEAHYQEAEKLRGRPLGPVDKYRVRKKFPLPRTIWDGEQKTHCFKERTRHLLREWYLQDPYPNPSKKRELAQATGLTPTQVGNWFKNRRQRDRAAAAKNRLQQQVLSQGSGRSLGSDERGEALGSVSSPAASLSSKAATSAISITSSDSECDI